The sequence below is a genomic window from Monodelphis domestica isolate mMonDom1 chromosome 2, mMonDom1.pri, whole genome shotgun sequence.
CGCCTCTCACTCCCGGAGGAGAAGCTGTACTCGGTCTAGAGTAGAGGTAGGCGTGCAGCTCCCCTCTAGTATTGGGGGTGTGCTCCCCTCTAGTATTGGGGGTGTGCTCCCCTGACTTAGTGACTGGACTTCTTCATTCTACCTTCAATCTAAGGCCATACCCCAAAGTGTTCAGTAGACTCCCCTTCCCCCGAACCTCCTAGGACCACCGCCGTCGGATCACACTAGGGTTAATCATCTCGATTGAGGCCACACCTCTTAGATATCACCTACCACACCTCCCCCAACCCTCGGAATCCCAAAGCCCTCCGAACCTTCTCCCAGTTCCGGAACAGGAACCCTCCTCCCCGCTGCTGCTAGAGGCTTCCTCGCCACTGGCAGGCTTCGCTGAGGCAGGAGATTCGGCAGCAGCGTCTGCCTTCCCAGCTGGGGTCCCTGCTTGGGCCGTCCTGGAGTTGAGAATGATGAACTTGTATTTCTTCCAGTTACAGGCTGCGGGGTCAAGACTAGGTGGACTAGCAGGGCTGGGAGGACCATGGAAACAGCTGCGGGACTCTGTCGGGGGGTCCGGGTGCCCTTCAAATCGGTGAGGGCTACCTTCTGGTGGTGCTGCTGGCATAGGGGGTGCCTGTGATTCTGCATCAAGTGGTTGCAGAGAGATGCTTATGGGCTCATAGCTGTGAGATTGAAGAGTCAAgattatagaatttagagctggaagtggcCTTAAAGATACCCTGGTTCAATTACATTTATGAAGATAAGACAAAATTAGGCCTAGAAAAGCTAAGAAAAATCTGACTGTCATCAAAGCTCTGTTCAATGACCTTCAGTGGCTATTATCCCTAGGGTCAAATATAGGctcctctggcatttaaagtcccTCACAGTCTGGCTCCAACCTACATTTCCAGCGTTGTTATATCTTACATCCCTTCCTATTTCTCTACCCTTTAGCCAAACGGACCTTACATCTTTGCCCTGTATACTATACCTGAAATACAGTACACTGTTTTCTGTCCATAATacactttctcttttccttacctCTTAGATTCTCTAGCTCATGTCTAGTATCACCTTCTACAGGATGCCATCTACAAAGACTACTGCATATTTGCCCCCTATTACTGTATTACATATTATCTCCTGCATAGAAGGTAATACACTAATTCTGGGCAGagattgttatcttcatttttaaaaaattgatgatatagcatggtgcctgacaccTAGTAGATgcatgataaatgcttgttgattgtccAAAATTACACAGCTAGAAGTGGGAGAGCCAGACCAACCAATTTTGAGCAGACAATCAATCTAACCTTCAAGTGGATGGGTAAGACAAACTAGTTTAGGATTCTTTCATGGGAAGCAAGACTACTAGAACCCTGTCATCAGGtaaatggggatttttttttaacggaaaagaaaactaaggctcagagagggaagctGATTCATTTCCAGGCATTTGAatctccagttttcccatcaCTGTACCTCCAAACCTATGTTCCTCTTAGATACTCTTCAACCTGAGATTGTTCCCTCTTCCTTAACTCTTCCCATGGCCTCCACTGTGGAAACCCAGTAACCTTACTGCCATCACTTTATCCTTCCAAGCCCCTTTTCTCCAAGTCCCTCACCTTGCCTGGATGAAGCGGTGACAGGCCTCTACCACGTGGTCCATCTGCAGATAGGTGGCTGCTGCCAGGACCGCTGGGGCCGTGGCTGGTGAAAGGAGTAGGCGCGACGTGTACATAAAATCCAAAAGAGGGGCAAAACCACCAGCTTCAGGACCTCCAGGTAAAGATAGTAGGTCCACTCCCAACCCTGCCCGACCACGGAAAATCGAATAGAAGAAGCCACTGCGGACCAGAAAAAGAAGTGGGTCGTATTACTCACTTGATCTGATCGAGATTGCAGTGATTTGACGCTTCAGGCAATTCAGTTCCCAGACCCAGCCAGAACAAAAATAACCCCCTGCCGCATATACACTAAGATCCACACCCTGGATCCATAGCTTCTGCTTTTAGGTAATATTCTGCTCCTCCCAAGTGCGCCCTAACTTTTCTACTGGCCCATTCCCCAGTCCAGGGAATCTTTGTtcacccttctcctcccttccactTTTTGGGACTTACTTCCCCCCAGGCAGGTCCCGCCCCAACCGTAGAGCAGATTCCCTCTACACCCCCTCTCCCTTCAAAGCCGCCGGGTCGAACCTGCAGGCGATCAAGACCGCCTTGTGAGCTCGGAGGGCCCGACCTCCCACTAACAACGTGACATCGGTGAGGATCCCACGCAGGCGTAACTCGTTCAGGTTCCAGAGCACATCTGATGCGTGGCGCGTGAATTCTCGGACGTAGCCTAGACTCCCTACTGCAGTCGCGACTGAGCTCATGGTGAAGGTAGCCTTCGAGTGAATGAAAAGCGGGGCTCAAAGATTTAGGATATTCGTCCGTTCTTCTGGATACTGAACAGTCAAATTCCTAGTTTGGGCACTTGTCTTCCCCCTTGGACcgcctctctcccctctccaatatCTTCTCAAGATTTAGGATTCCTGAACACCTGCTTCTGAGCCTCCATCCCCTGCGGACTTCATTCACATCGATCAATTGCTGGAAGTCAAAGGTCCTTCCCAgcctccccccacctcctcccctcATTTGCCAAAGTGCAGCTCTTCCCAATCCTGATGCACCTTCCACCAGAACTCCAAACCTTCGTCCCATGCAAGGGAGGAGAATTCAAACCCCCTGCTTTTGGAAGACTCTAGGCTCAACTAATTATTTGTGACATTCTCCACTTACAGAAGGTGGTGAAGTGGTATCAGTTAAGGACATCCCAAAAGCCTAGACTTGGGACTCATTCTAGACCAGGCATCctgtttctcccttctcctcctttcctcccactctAGTATATTTCCTGGGATATAGGCATCCCACTCTTTGCCCTCTTCAAATTCATTCAAAGACCCAGGCCTCTTAAATTTGCAACCCGAATTCTTTTCCCTGCTCCTGAATTCTGCCAGGCTCCTTCTCTCCTACGAATTACTCTTGGTACCCAGGGTTCCCTGTTTTTCTTGCCCAGCTTATCCCCACTCTTCTCAAGGCCCCTGGAGCACGGGTGCCCCTCTGACTCTCACCCCTGTCCGGCAGGGGCTGCGGTTTCTCCTTTTGCTGGGAGGGGGCGGAGTGACTCTCTCAGTCCTGGCTCCTTTATCCCGGCGGGATGTTGGGGGAGGGAGAACTAGAGGGAGGAGTGCTTGGGTCGGTATCCTTCCTGCCTCCCTAGATGGCGAAGACTGGGGGCGGGACCTTGGAAACGGGGGTGGTGGCCTGGGAAAAGAGGGATCCTGCTGAGCCCGTGAGGAGTGATGttaaaggttaatttttttaaaaaaggatttaggGTTAGAGAAGTCTAAGAACAGCGTATATGAGGCCAGAGTTATCACAGTGCCTCTTTGAGAGACAAGTACCGATTAGGTTGCAAAGAGAATTAAAGGGTTGGCCTTTGGGGGCCCGTTAGGGGCTTGGGCAGGATCTTTAgcgggagggaagaggggtgtaGTTGGCTAAAACTGTCCTGGTAGGAAGGAaagcaaggagaaaaaaattctgcCTGGAGTCAAGCATCACATCCTGGGAGGTGGAGAAAGGGTTGTTGAAAACAGAACTATAATGAGATTGGCGATACAGGCTAAGGGTGTTTAGCAAGAAGGTTGGCTCCAATCCTAATCCTTGTGTGGCTGTCATGTAGCTAGCCACAGAAAGTGTTTACGACCGGGCCCCCGGGGGAACCAGGGAGAGAGTCCTCGATAGGGAgagagggtgaagggaggggCGGATGTGATTTCTAGTCCATTTCCTGCCATTGTCCGGGTACAGGACGGACAGTCCAGCTGCTTCCCCTAGAGGGGGCGGGGAAACCCCCATGCGGGGGCGGAAGTCTGGAAAGAAACGGAGGGAACACTGGCATCTCCCCGCCTCGAAGTTGTAGACTTTCCCCCTTCGGCTCCATTTAAAGATAatgatactttatatttttatagcaaTTTAATTGCGAAGctttttgtttacattaaattatttGATACTAACAACTGAGTTAAGCTATTATCTGTTATTAGCTGATaactaataatatattaatagctATTCTCAATTTTACAAGTTAGGCAACGGAGGCTCAGGAAGCCCATGGTTACACAGTTAATGttagaattaggatttgaaccgaggtcattcctgacttcaaatccagtactAGACCGATTTAAATTAGGACTTCCTCATTCCTCAAATTAGGACGTCCcgtccctcctcctccccctttctcgGGGACCCAGGATCCTAGCCTGTCCAGATTAAGGTAAGGGGTTTGTCTTTGGTCCAGGGAGGAGTCTCTGCTCCGTTAGTGCATGATTTGGTCCACAAGATGGCAGCATTGCTCCGTCCCAGCCACGTCCAAGAGGCGATTGGACCTTAAAAAGAATCTGAGTCCTTGGGGAAGATTAAACCTAGAAGGGAATATCGACCAGACTTCTCTTCCTCACTCCCCTGCCGCACCCCATCCTCCCACCATCTCACTTCTTCATTTCCTCGGGTATTTGTGTATGGAAAGCTAACCCTGGGGCAGCCAAGACGAAGACTGAAGCttaaagaagggggaggggggaggaaacgTTGCTCTATTGATTacccccaatttatcctgtctatatcttgtttgtacctgGCTGCTTACACGTTGTCGCCTCCGTAAAGTTGCCAGCTTCTCGAGATGAAGTACTGTCTTCTAACCTTCTTTATATCCCATCGCTGAAAACATTCGGTAGCTTAGTTTTCTTCCCTGACTTGGGAAGCTTGGGGCTGCGTGAGCTGGAGAAGGGTGGACCCAACAGGCTGGACAAGATGGTCTTGAGCTCCAGAAAATATCTCTGGGTTTCTGGATCTGTGCAAGATTATCTTAGTGATTAGTCCTGCTAATTATCTACAACTGAACCCCTTAGAGAGTTTTAAGCAAGAatcattaatttataatttatggCCTGGTTTGAAACTGGAGACTGGAAAGTTGGAAAGGCAATAGTAAAGATCCCAAAATGGATCAGGGGATCAAGGAGATAGAAAAGGACCCAGGAAAGAGGTGTGTAGGTGAAAGGGTGGATGGGGGAGTCTTTGAGGTCTCCCCTCTGCTCTTGGTGGGGAGGACTGTCCTCTGGTTCTGtggaaaaacaaaacagggaCTCTGGGATCATTTGGAGGTTAACTATGACTGTTTGGGAGCAAAAACAGTTTTTGAGGAGTTCCATGGGTTTGGGAGAGATCTAGAACTTGCCAGGGAGGACTACAAGACCAGATTGGAGATTTATTATTCTCTCTGATTTAGGGAAAGGAGACATGTTTGGAAGCTGTTAAAAAGTATTTTAGGATGTTGGTGGGTTCCAGGAACAGGAACTTAAGGCTGGGGAATTGGGAATGTGCTGCGAATTTAAGATGAGGGAAGCAGTTTGAATGTGAAGCAATTAACTGGGTTCATATTTACACAATTTAAGAATGAAAGGGTTTGGGGAAGTATCAGAATCCAGGAACTTTTCTGACCATATCTGATCAGATTTAAGGTTTTATTTCCAGAGTACttttttgtgggggaggggagttCTAGGGGATGAGAGTGTGAATTTGAGAGCTTTTGGCATATTTTTGGGGTGCTGACTTGGGGCAATCTTCAATTATGGAATACACGTGTCGGAGGGACTCAAATTGTTGCTAAATCTTACTAGCAAAGTCACTGTAGCTGTGGGGTTCAGAAGC
It includes:
- the BCL6B gene encoding B-cell CLL/lymphoma 6 member B protein isoform X1; translated protein: MSSVATAVGSLGYVREFTRHASDVLWNLNELRLRGILTDVTLLVGGRALRAHKAVLIACSGFFYSIFRGRAGLGVDLLSLPGGPEAGGFAPLLDFMYTSRLLLSPATAPAVLAAATYLQMDHVVEACHRFIQASYEPISISLQPLDAESQAPPMPAAPPEGSPHRFEGHPDPPTESRSCFHGPPSPASPPSLDPAACNWKKYKFIILNSRTAQAGTPAGKADAAAESPASAKPASGEEASSSSGEEGSCSGTGRRLSPALDPALLLPHPSQRNLGSPSEASGPRPGNSFFSCQDCEAGTGYPEEVRARALTPHSPGNEDKPYKCRLCRCAFRYKGNLASHRTVHTGEKPYHCAICGARFNRPANLKTHSRIHSGEKPYKCETCGSRFVQVAHLRAHVLIHTGEKPYPCSTCGTRFRHLQTLKSHVRIHTGEKPYHCEPCNLHFRHKSQLRLHLRQKHGAATNTKVHYHVLRAPC